A genomic stretch from Carassius auratus strain Wakin chromosome 35, ASM336829v1, whole genome shotgun sequence includes:
- the cercam gene encoding probable inactive glycosyltransferase 25 family member 3, which yields MLSWIKSVWTILAVAQCYFSEGNYTEESKTHPPTVVIAIIARNAAHSLPYYLGALERLNYPKERISIWVATDHNIDNTTAVLREWLTVMQTQYHYVEWRPLDKPVSYVGELGPKHWTNDRYEYVMKLKQAALDFAKERWADYILYSDADNILTNPDTLHLLMLENKSVIAPMLDSQSGYSNYWCGITPQGYYRRTAEYFPTKQRQRLGCYPVPMVHSTILLDLRKEDTKKVAFHPPHKDYSWPFDDIIVFAFSCRIWEVQMYLCNKERYGYLNVPAKPHQTVEDDRINFVHLYLESLIHGPPMFVSRHVHVPPKQSDLMGFDQIYLINLRRRPDRRDRMLRSLYELEIEAKVVDAVDGAALNSSDIKILGVDLLPGYYDPFSGRTLTKGEVGCFLSHYNIWKEMVDMQLDKALIFEDDVHFQVNFKRRLMRLMEEVEQVELDWDIVYLGRKKVYPEEEVPVENVRNLVYADFSYWTLSYAISLQGAQKLLNAEPISKMLPVDEFLPIMYDKHPNEDYKSHFPNRNLKVYSTHPLLVQPCHYAGDPEWVSDTETSTLWDDDNVRTDWRGSHKTLKGSQPPAGLQRATHKDEL from the exons ATGTTATCTTGGATTAAAAGTGTTTGGACCATTTTAGCGGTAGCACAATGTTACTTTTCAGAGGGAAACTATACTGAAGAGTCAAAGACGCATCCGCCCACAGTCGTTATAGCAATCATAGCACGGAACGCCGCTCATTCTTTACCCTACTACCTCGGGGCTCTCGAGAGATTAAACTATCCCAAAGAGCGCATCTCTATCTG GGTGGCGACAGACCACAACATTGACAACACAACAGCAGTCCTGCGAGAATGGCTCACAGTCATGCAAACACAGTATCACTATGTGGAGTGGAGACCTTTAGATAAACCCGT ATCCTATGTAGGTGAGCTGGGGCCCAAGCACTGGACTAATGACCGCTATGAGTATGTTATGAAGCTCAAACAGGCAGCGCTGGACTTTGCCAAGGAACGCTGGGCTGACTACATTCTG TATTCAGACGCAGACAACATCCTGACTAACCCAGACACACTGCATCTCTTGATGTTGGAGAATAAGTCAGTCATTGCCCCCATGCTGGACTCACAGTCAGGCTACTCCAACTACTGGTGTGGCATCACTCCACAG GGTTACTATCGTCGTACTGCTGAATACTTCCCCACAAAACAGCGTCAAAGGCTGGGCTGCTACCCTGTGCCGATGGTCCACTCCACTATTCTGCTGGACCTGCGCAAAGAGGACACCAAGAAAGTGGCCTTTCACCCCCCTCACAAAGACTACTCCTGGCCCTTTGACGACATCATCGTTTTTGCCTTCTCCTGCAGGATATGGG AGGTGCAGATGTATCTGTGCAACAAGGAGCGTTATGGGTATCTGAACGTACCTGCAAAGCCTCATCAGACCGTGGAGGACGATCGGATCAATTTTGTCCACCTTTACCTGGAATCTCTGA TCCACGGGCCGCCAATGTTTGTGTCTCGCCATGTCCACGTTCCTCCCAAACAGTCTGATCTCATGGGCTTTGATCAG ATCTACCTGATAAACCTGCGCAGACGTCCAGACCGCAGGGACAGGATGTTACGGTCACTGTATGAGCTAGAGATTGAGGCTAAAGTTGTGGATGCTGTTGATGGAGC AGCTCTGAACAGCAGCGATATTAAGATTCTAGGTGTTGATCTCTTACCTGGTTACTACGACCCTTTCTCCGGCCGCACGCTGACCAAGGGAGAGGTGGGCTGCTTCCTGAGCCACTACAACATCTGGAAAGAG ATGGTAGACATGCAGCTAGACAAGGCGCTGATTTTTGAGGACGATGTGCATTTCCAAGTCAACTTTAAACGTCGcctgatgcgtctgatggaggaggtggagcaggtggagctggactGGGACATCGT ATACCTGGGCAGGAAGAAGGTGTACCCTGAAGAGGAGGTCCCAGTGGAGAATGTGAGGAACCTGGTGTACGCTGATTTCTCCTACTGGACGCTCTCTTACGCCATCTCTCTTCAGGGAGCTCAGAAGCTCCTCAACGCCGAACCGATATCCAAGATGCTTCCTGTGGATGAGTTTCTCCCCATCATGTATGACAAGCACCCAAA TGAGGACTACAAATCCCATTTTCCCAATCGGAATCTGAAGGTGTATTCCACACACCCCCTTCTGGTGCAGCCCTGCCATTACGCCGGTGACCCGGAGTGGGTGAGCGACACAGAGACCTCTACGCTGTGGGATGATGACAATGTGCGGACGGACTGGAGGGGCTCGCATAAAACTCTCAAGGGCTCTCAGCCACCGGCCGGCCTGCAGAGAGCCACCCACAAGGACGAGCTGTGA